In the Paraburkholderia acidisoli genome, CTTCATTAACCGATGTCTCCGTAAGTTCTCGATGAGTGCATTGTCGCGCGCGAGGATGTCGTGCCGATGCTACGTACTGGGACTTTCCCGAAGTCGCCCGAGTCTGCCCGACTGCTGCTTGACATGATGCCACGGCCCCAACTAAAGTGAACAAAATTTTTACTTGTGCACGATGAAGGCTGGCGTCGTCCTCTCATCGGCAAGCCGTTCATGACGGCGGTTTCGGTGGCGCCGCGGTGGTCAGGTGGTCAAGAGAGCAACAACAATCCTTAGGAGACTGAAACATGCAGACTCGCATCAAGAAGCAGCTGGCGCTCGCCGCTGCGGCCTTCGCCGTGTCCACGACCTACGCGCACGCCGCCGGTCCCAAGCTGTGCATCAGCACGTGGGACCTCACGAACTCGTACTGGGTCAATCTCGTGAACGGCGCGAAGGAACAGGCGGCGAAGAACGGCAGCGAACTCGTCGTCAGCAATCCTTCCAACGACACGGGCAAGCAGGTCGATTCGATCGAGAACTTCACCACCATCGGCTGCAAGGCGATCATCATCGCGGCGATCAACCCGCAGGCCACGAAGAGCGCGCTCACGGAAGCGCGCGCGAAAGGCGTGAAGATCATCGCGCAGTCGATCGAAACGCCGGTGGCCGACGTGTGGGCTTCCGCCGACGAGAAAGACATGGGCGAGACGATCGGCGCCGAAGCGGGCAAGTGGATCAAGGACAAGCTGAACGGCAACGCCGAAGTGCTGGTGCTCGACAACGACCGCATTCCGCAGATGATCACGCGCAAGCAGGGCATCGAGGACGGCATCAAGAAGTACGCGCCGAACGCGAAGATCGTGGCGGAGCAACCGGCGCCGGGCACCTCCGAAGCCATGCAGGTGACGGAGAACGTGTTGCAGGCGCATCCCAAGCTGCAGGTCGTCGTGTCGATCAACGACGCGAGCGCGCTGGGCGCACTGGCGGCGGTGGAGTCGGCGGATCGCAGTTCGCCGACCTTCTTTATCGGCGGGATCGACGCCACGCCGGAAGCGCGCACCAAGATCGCGGCGGGCTCGGCGTTGCGCGCGAGCGTGGACAACCGTCCGTTCGAGAATGGCAAGCAGGACGTGGATATCGCGCTCAAACTCATCAAGGGCGAGAAGCTGCCGTATCGCCAGGTCGTGGCCGTGAAAGCGTTCACGAAAGCCCAGTAATCGCACCGCCATGCAGATCGAGCGCACCATGCTTCCAGCCGGTTCTATGCACGAAGGAAACGAGATGAGAGAGACGCTGCTTGCGATGAAGGGCATCCGCAAGACCTATCCCGGCGTCGTGGCGCTCGATCAGGTCGATCTCACCGTGCTCAAGGGCGAAGTGCACGGGCTGATGGGCGAGAACGGCGCGGGCAAGTCCACGCTCATCAAGGTGCTCGCGGGCGCGATCCAGCCGGACTCCGGCGAGATCGCGTTCGAGGGCACGGTGTGCGCGCAGTTCGATCCGAAGACGGCGATCGATCTGGGTATCGGCGTGATCTATCAGGAGTTCAATCTGGTACCGGCGCTGAGCGTGGCCGAGAACATCTATCTCGGCCACGAGTTCGGCAACGGCGTGTTCGTCGATCGCGCGCAGGCGAGCCGGCGCGCGGCGGAACTGTTCGAGCGCCTCGGTCTCGACATCGATCCGGACAAGCCGGTGCGCGAACTCACGGTGGCGTATCAGCAGATGGTGGAGATCGCCAAGGCCGTGTCGCGCAAGGTCAAGCTGCTCGTTATGGACGAACCCACCGCGCCGCTCTCGAATCGCGAAGTCGAGCGCTTGTTCGAACTCATTGCGCGCCTGAAAGCGCAGAACATTTCGATTATCTATATCTCGCATCGGCTCGAAGAAATTTTCGAGCTGACCGAGAACGTCACGGTGATTCGCGATGGCCGCTTCATCAAGCGCGTAAACACTGCCGAAACGAGCCGCGCGGAACTCGTCGCGCTGATGGTCGGGCGTGAGTTGAGCGAAACGTACCCGCAAGGCGGTCATGCGGCCAGCGACGTGGCGCTCGAAGTGCGCAACCTGTGCGGCGAGCGCTTTCGCGACGTGTCGTTCGCGTTGCATCGCGGTGAAATTCTCGGCATTGCCGGGCTCGTGGGCGCGGGCCGCACGGAAATCGCGCGGGCGATTTTTGGTGCCGATCCGGTTACGGGCGGCGAGATACTGATCGACGGCAAGCCGGTGAAAATCGCCTCGCCGCAGGACGCGATCGATCACGGCATCGCGCTGATTCCCGAGGACCGCAAGGGGCAGGGTTTGCTGCTCAACATGACGGTTGCGGAGAACGCGACGCTCGCCCAACTGTCGCGGCTCGGCCGTATCGGCATGTTGAATTTGCGCGCGGAGCGCAGCGTGGTGAGCGGTTACGTCGACAAACTACGCATTCGCACGCCGCACATCGCGCAGAAGGTCAAGCTGCTCTCGGGCGGCAACCAGCAGAAGGTGGTGGTCGCCAAGTGGCTCATGATGCAGTCGCGCATCATCATCTTCGACGAACCCACGCGCGGCGTGGACGTGGGCGCGAAACACGAGATTTACCGCCTCATGCGCGAACTCACGGCGCAAGGTATTTCGATCATCATGATTTCGTCGGAAATGCCGGAACTGATCGGCGTATCCGACCGCATCATCGTATTGTGCCGGGGGCACGTTGCGGGCGAGCTGAAGTCGGGCGACTACACCCAGGACCGCATACTCGAACTGGCAGCGGGCTAGGCCCGGGATTCAGGCATCAGGAGACATCACAATGAACAACCTGCGTACTTTCGCGTCCCGATACGGCATGGCCTTCGTGCTGCTGGCGCTGATCATTCTGTTCGCGTCGCTGTCCGACGTGTTTCTCACCGGCGAAAATCTCACCAACATTTTGCGTCAGGTGTCGATGCTGGGCATTGCGTCCGTTGGCGCGACGCTCGTGATCCTCACCGGCGGTATCGACCTTTCGGTCGGTTCGGCGGTCGCGCTAACCGGCGTGGTGAGCGCCATCGCCATGACGCAGTTCGGCTGGGGCGCGCTGGCGGCGAGCCTGCTCGGCATTGCATGCGCGGGCGGCGTTGGCGTCGTGAACGGCGTGGCGGTCACGCGCTTTAGCATTCCGCCGCTGATCGCCACGCTCGCCACACTCACGGCCGTGCGCGGTCTCGCGTATATCCTCAGCGGCGGCTTGCCGATCTTCGGGTTCCCGCACAGCTTCGGCTTCATGGGGCGCGGCATGATCGGCGTGGTGCCGGTGCCCGTTATCGTGATGATCGTGGCGATGGTGCTCGGCTGGCTGATCCTGAACCGCACGCGTTACGGGCGTCATCTGTATGCGGTGGGCGGCAACGCGGAAGCGGCGCGTCTCGCCGGCATTCGCGTGTCGCGCAACCTGCTGATGACCTACATCGTTTCCGGGCTGTTCACGGGCGTGGCGGGTGTCATCATGCTGTCGCGGCTGAACTCGGCGCAGCCGAACACGGGCACCGGCTTCGAGATGGACGTGGTGACGGCGGTCGTGCTGGGTGGTATCAGCATCGCGGGCGGCGAGGGCCGCTTCATGGGCGTGGTGTTCGGCGTGTTCGTGATCGGCGTGCTGAGCAACGGCATGACGCTGCTGAACGTGCAGGATTACTACCAGTTGGTCATCAAGGGCGCGGTGCTGATGTTCGCCGTGGGCCTCGACCAGTATTACGTGCGCGCGAGCCAGACGGCTTCGCGGCGCAGTCAGGCGGCCGCCATTCTGCAACCGCGTGAAACGCCGGTGGCCGAAACCCGCAAGCAGCATTCGTAATTCGTGCCGCCGGCACCTGGCTGGGGCCGGTTTGAGGCGACTCATTCAAGCAAGGAGCAGCGTGTGAACACACTCGCGGACAGCATTTTCAGTACGCCCCGTTCGTTCGATCATTTCATCGACGGTCAATGGCACGCCGGACGTGGCGACACCATCGTGCGCAACAGTCCCGCGCACGGCGTGCCGGTTTCCACGGTGCGCGCCGGTACGGCGGAGGATGTCGATCGCGCCGTCGCGGCGGCGCGGCGGCGCTTCGAAAAAGGCGGCTGGGCGAACATCACCTCGGCGCAACGCGCGACCTATCTGCGCCGCGCGGCGGATTTGATCGGCGAACGCGTGGACGCGCTCGCGATGATCGAAACGCTCGAAAGCGGCAAGCCGCTCGCGCAGTCGAAGGGCGAAATCGAAGGCGCCGTGGCGCTGTGGCACTACGCGGCCGGTCAGGCGCAGGCGCTGCACGGCGAAACGCACAACACGTTCGGCGACGGCCTGCTCGGTCTGGTGCTGCGCGAACCGGTGGGCGTGGTCGGCCTCATCACGCCGTGGAATTTCCCGTTCTGGATTCTCGCGGAACGCCTGCCGTTCATTCTGGCGGCGGGCTGCACCGTGGTCGTGAAGCCGAGCGAATATACGTCGTCGACCACGCTGATGATGGCCGAAATCCTGCGCGATGCGGGTGTGCCGGACGGCGTGGTCAACGTCGTCACGGGATATGGCGATCCGGTCGGCCAGGCGATCGTCGAACATCGCGGCATCGACATGGTGTCGTTCACGGGTTCGACGCGCGTGGGCCGCTCGGCCGTGGTGGCGTCGGCGGGCAATCTGAAGAAGCTGAGCCTGGAACTGGGCGGCAAGAATCCCGTGATCGTGTGCGCCGACGCCGATCTCGACAAGGCCGCCGACGGCATCGTCTACGGCGTGTGTTTCAACGCGGGCCAATGCTGCGTGTCGGGCAGCCGTTTGATTGTTGCGAAAGACGTGATGCAGCCGCTCAGCGAGCGCATTGTCGCGCTGATGAAGCAGGTGCGCGTGGGCGACCCGCTCGACGAAGCCACGCAGGTTGGCCCGATCGTGAACGAGGCGCAGATGCAGCGCATTCTGCGTTTGATCGGCACCTGCCCGGACGAAGGCGGCCGCGTGCTGACCGGCGGCGAACGCGTGCCGCCGGAAAATGGCTATTTCGTCGCGCCCACGCTGCTCGGCGGCGTGCAGTCGAGCATGACCGTGGCGCGCGAGGAAATCTTCGGGCCGGTGTTGGCCATGATGCCGTTCGATACGCTGGAACAGGCCATCGATCTCGCGAACGACACGGACTACGGTTTGTCCGCCACGGTCTGGACGCAAAGCCTCGATCAGTCGATGCACGCCATGCGCAAGATGCGCGCGGGTCGCGTGTGGGTCAACACGACCATCACGGGCGGCCCGGAAATGCCTATCGGCGGCTACAAGGAATCGGGCCTCGGCCGCGAAACCGGCTTGCAGGGCGTGGCCGAATATACCGAAGTCAAGTCGGCGCTGATCGATCTGGGCGCGCGGCAAAAATGGGTGCGCACGGCATGACGACGCATACGGCAACCGCGCCAGGCGAGTCGCGCCCGGTCGCGCTGGTCACGGGCGCCGCGCGCGGTATCGGCGCGGCCATCGCGCTGCAGCTCGCGAAGCGCGGCTTCGACGTCGCGCTCGCCGACCTGCGTTTCGACGACGGCGACGCCTTGCGCGCCAGCATCGAAGCCACGGGCGCGCGAGCCGATCTGTTCGTCGGCGATATTGCCAGGCTGGACGAGCATGAAGCGCTGCTCGCGCAAGTGCTCGCGTGGGCGGCCAAGCCGCTCGACTGCCTCGTCAACAATGCGGGCGTCGCACCCGAACAGCGCGTCGATCTGCTGGAGATGAGCGCGGCGTCGTTCGATCGCGTGCTCGACATCAATCTGCGCGGCACGCTTTTCCTCACGCAGTGCGTGGCGCGGCATATGGCGGGCACGGCGAGCGAACACGCGCGCGCGATCGTCTCGGTGTCGTCGGTGAGCGCGGAAATGGCTTCGCCCGAACGCGCGGAGTATTGCGTGTCGAAGGCGGGCATCGCCATGCTCACGAAGCTCTTTGCGGTGCGGCTCGCGCCGCTCGGCATCGGCGTGTTCGAAGTGCGGCCCGGCATTATCGCCACGCCGATGACGCAGGCTGTCGCGGAGAAGTACACGAAGCGCATCGAGGAGGGGCTCGTGCCCGCGGCGCGTTGGGGCCAGCCGGAAGACGTCGCGCGTGCCGTTGCGGCGCTGGCTGACGGTTCGTTCGGCTTTGCGACCGGCAGTGTCGTGAATGTCGATGGCGCGCTTTCGGTGGCGCGTTTGTAAACGCGGCTGCAAACGCGGCAGTAAGCGCGACTAAATCACGAGGCGCGGCTTTCGGGCCGCGCCCGGCAAGCTTGAATAGCGGTGTATCGCAATCTCCCAGGCGGTTCCCGTCCGACAAGAAAAGGATTCCTAACTATGAAAATGCAGTTGCCTCAGGAGGACGGGTCGTTGCTGGCTTACCACGTCAAAGGCGAGCCGGTTGGACTGGCGGTGGCGGGGCGCGCGTTCAATCGCGAAGCCTATGCGGCCGCGCACGTGGTGGTCGACCCGATCGCGTCGGGCAATTCCGGTCGCACGCCCGTCGTGATCGACTGGGACGCGACGCTCGCGTTTCGCGAGTATCTGTGGTCGCACGGCTTCAAGGTTGCCGAGGCGATGGACACCGCGCAGCGCGGCATGGGTCTCGACTGGCCGGAGGCGCGCGAGCTGATTCAACGCAGCGTGCGGCATGCGAAGACGCGCGGCGGCGGCATCGCGTGCGGTGTGGGCACGGACCAGTTGAGCGCGGAGCGCGACTACACGCTGGCCGAGATCGAAGCGGCGTATCTCGAACAGCTCGACGTGGTAGAGGCCGAAGGGGGTGACGTCATTCTGATGGCGAGCCGCGCGCTCGCACGCGCCGCGCGAAACGCCGACGACTATCTGACGCTCTACGGGCGCTTGCTTGATCGTGCGTCGCGGCCCGTGATTCTGCATTGGCTCGGCGAAATGTTCGACCCGTCGCTGGCCGGCTATTGGGGCAGCGCGACGTTGTCGGCGGCGCTCGACACGGTTGTCACGCTTATCGCCGCGCACGCCGACAAGGTTGACGGCATCAAGGTCTCGCTGCTGGACCCGCAATGGGAAGTGGCGCTGCGGCGCCGCTTGCCGGCGTCGGTCAAGATGTACACCGGCGACGACTTCAACTATGCGGACATGATTGCCGGCGACGAGCACGGCCACTCGCACGCGCTGCTCGGCATTTTCGACCCGATCGCCTCGGTGGCGGCGGCCGCGCTCGAACGTCTCGCGGCCGGCGACGTATCGGCGTTCCGCTCGCTGCTGGACCCGACAGTCGAGTTGTCGCGCGAGATCTTCCGCTCGCCCACGCAGTACTACAAATCGGGCGTGGTGTTTCTCGCCTGGCTCAACGGTCATCAGGAGCATTTCTCGATGGTCGCGGGTGCGCAGTCCGCGCGCGGCGTCGCGCACTATGCAAAGGTGTTTCAGCTTGCCGATGCCTGCGGCGCATTGCGCGACCCGAATCTCGCTTG is a window encoding:
- a CDS encoding dihydrodipicolinate synthase family protein, which translates into the protein MKMQLPQEDGSLLAYHVKGEPVGLAVAGRAFNREAYAAAHVVVDPIASGNSGRTPVVIDWDATLAFREYLWSHGFKVAEAMDTAQRGMGLDWPEARELIQRSVRHAKTRGGGIACGVGTDQLSAERDYTLAEIEAAYLEQLDVVEAEGGDVILMASRALARAARNADDYLTLYGRLLDRASRPVILHWLGEMFDPSLAGYWGSATLSAALDTVVTLIAAHADKVDGIKVSLLDPQWEVALRRRLPASVKMYTGDDFNYADMIAGDEHGHSHALLGIFDPIASVAAAALERLAAGDVSAFRSLLDPTVELSREIFRSPTQYYKSGVVFLAWLNGHQEHFSMVAGAQSARGVAHYAKVFQLADACGALRDPNLACERLASYLRVACGISV
- a CDS encoding ABC transporter permease encodes the protein MNNLRTFASRYGMAFVLLALIILFASLSDVFLTGENLTNILRQVSMLGIASVGATLVILTGGIDLSVGSAVALTGVVSAIAMTQFGWGALAASLLGIACAGGVGVVNGVAVTRFSIPPLIATLATLTAVRGLAYILSGGLPIFGFPHSFGFMGRGMIGVVPVPVIVMIVAMVLGWLILNRTRYGRHLYAVGGNAEAARLAGIRVSRNLLMTYIVSGLFTGVAGVIMLSRLNSAQPNTGTGFEMDVVTAVVLGGISIAGGEGRFMGVVFGVFVIGVLSNGMTLLNVQDYYQLVIKGAVLMFAVGLDQYYVRASQTASRRSQAAAILQPRETPVAETRKQHS
- a CDS encoding sugar ABC transporter ATP-binding protein — translated: MRETLLAMKGIRKTYPGVVALDQVDLTVLKGEVHGLMGENGAGKSTLIKVLAGAIQPDSGEIAFEGTVCAQFDPKTAIDLGIGVIYQEFNLVPALSVAENIYLGHEFGNGVFVDRAQASRRAAELFERLGLDIDPDKPVRELTVAYQQMVEIAKAVSRKVKLLVMDEPTAPLSNREVERLFELIARLKAQNISIIYISHRLEEIFELTENVTVIRDGRFIKRVNTAETSRAELVALMVGRELSETYPQGGHAASDVALEVRNLCGERFRDVSFALHRGEILGIAGLVGAGRTEIARAIFGADPVTGGEILIDGKPVKIASPQDAIDHGIALIPEDRKGQGLLLNMTVAENATLAQLSRLGRIGMLNLRAERSVVSGYVDKLRIRTPHIAQKVKLLSGGNQQKVVVAKWLMMQSRIIIFDEPTRGVDVGAKHEIYRLMRELTAQGISIIMISSEMPELIGVSDRIIVLCRGHVAGELKSGDYTQDRILELAAG
- a CDS encoding aldehyde dehydrogenase family protein, with protein sequence MNTLADSIFSTPRSFDHFIDGQWHAGRGDTIVRNSPAHGVPVSTVRAGTAEDVDRAVAAARRRFEKGGWANITSAQRATYLRRAADLIGERVDALAMIETLESGKPLAQSKGEIEGAVALWHYAAGQAQALHGETHNTFGDGLLGLVLREPVGVVGLITPWNFPFWILAERLPFILAAGCTVVVKPSEYTSSTTLMMAEILRDAGVPDGVVNVVTGYGDPVGQAIVEHRGIDMVSFTGSTRVGRSAVVASAGNLKKLSLELGGKNPVIVCADADLDKAADGIVYGVCFNAGQCCVSGSRLIVAKDVMQPLSERIVALMKQVRVGDPLDEATQVGPIVNEAQMQRILRLIGTCPDEGGRVLTGGERVPPENGYFVAPTLLGGVQSSMTVAREEIFGPVLAMMPFDTLEQAIDLANDTDYGLSATVWTQSLDQSMHAMRKMRAGRVWVNTTITGGPEMPIGGYKESGLGRETGLQGVAEYTEVKSALIDLGARQKWVRTA
- a CDS encoding sugar ABC transporter substrate-binding protein, yielding MQTRIKKQLALAAAAFAVSTTYAHAAGPKLCISTWDLTNSYWVNLVNGAKEQAAKNGSELVVSNPSNDTGKQVDSIENFTTIGCKAIIIAAINPQATKSALTEARAKGVKIIAQSIETPVADVWASADEKDMGETIGAEAGKWIKDKLNGNAEVLVLDNDRIPQMITRKQGIEDGIKKYAPNAKIVAEQPAPGTSEAMQVTENVLQAHPKLQVVVSINDASALGALAAVESADRSSPTFFIGGIDATPEARTKIAAGSALRASVDNRPFENGKQDVDIALKLIKGEKLPYRQVVAVKAFTKAQ
- a CDS encoding 3-ketoacyl-ACP reductase, which encodes MTTHTATAPGESRPVALVTGAARGIGAAIALQLAKRGFDVALADLRFDDGDALRASIEATGARADLFVGDIARLDEHEALLAQVLAWAAKPLDCLVNNAGVAPEQRVDLLEMSAASFDRVLDINLRGTLFLTQCVARHMAGTASEHARAIVSVSSVSAEMASPERAEYCVSKAGIAMLTKLFAVRLAPLGIGVFEVRPGIIATPMTQAVAEKYTKRIEEGLVPAARWGQPEDVARAVAALADGSFGFATGSVVNVDGALSVARL